The Anopheles coluzzii chromosome 2, AcolN3, whole genome shotgun sequence genome window below encodes:
- the LOC120952122 gene encoding GATOR complex protein Iml1 isoform X5 yields the protein MMQKLFKLVTHQKTFSTEDLVLNPKEHPDLKLNDIVEIYLPEDEGCRLLLQVTCLNKDFNSRETISVEVNVATTFNLKAYNDVYMRVVDPADVALDSVEITFKDQYIGRSEMWRLKTRLTNTCVYLNKKIESCEGCIRCQVYEMWSQGERVACGVINEDTKVVFRSNTSMVYLFLQMSSEMWDFDIYGDLYFEKAVNGFLADLYKKWQKLGSNHEVTIVLFSRTFYSAKSLDEFPPHMRDCLQIDYRGRFYEDFYRVAIQNERCDDWSTTLVQLRRLFTGYRDVVLKYHERADLPAGVRIPPATNSTAAQGNFLEVLNISLNVFEKHYLDRSFDRTGQLSVVITPGVGVFEVDRELTNITKQRIIDNGVGSDLVCVGEQPLHAVPLLKFHNKDTLTSIDDYSMPHWINLSFYSTNKKLPYSTFIPRIKPPPAIGGSTEPQQARPPGTGRLRLSKQAADKKNEYIHNCLFDYDAYDDQIFQLPAVHGTSSLQRIARTKKTSVPSLDGFGTYARACEWEQDTLSPSRLRRKMSDPDIHHASNSLLNVSVASRSSSPNTSDILGMPKPTAITSPIMEGRTGAFGSSSGPVVRTGRALINPFDPSHVTIKLTSNRRRWTHIFPKGPQGVLIQQHHYQAVPAANPTPSYFVDLDSSSEYAHTSTCTWGRARQGSTASFDSRLNEDDLKWISENGCNRKKSVLHSPAGPHVPVTPSKSLTLLWGATGEQEWTPALTTVGRVIIGVDWKSLTMPACLPITTDYFPDKRSLHNDYVVSDYTLLPEDFNADYAQNRAVYKKPLSTDEVFKELVSQRLAQGFQLIVLPDKSVTNPPHAPCCGGHLQTPSYFSSASSVLRRQPPQEATKEYLLSIGRIFHRITLSGSAITVTRYRPRHPYPPINVDYRYRFHAPQHDTYEVSGVHFTTEKLENFNWNYMDQYICTRGDTDYPLHENMKYWRYRMYLLPKDDPAMKKILDGTVRRCDIYHEDSPFPPERQICNDFVRFVEAHLNKIKKLQPAKKARHGGWVKLYYNSTSNGHHLSPHHYHHNNNHHHQQQQHTPERFIFPSTPASGNSILTRTGSKVLDKSGSAVQAPSPVGTGAIGTGTATSNGTTYATGNGPATPNTPGIPSPMMMNVSSVGGRTTVDGIPLSTLNTAGTEQGLLEDGDDFGGEGGKLKPTATLQEIFDALRHPAHGVGFLAPAQSMPSCTFVSYDAINWLQNRIEGPCKPVEILEEMRRNRLICHASGDFNKPVLPGFCLYYIVRQDRDSPEYVPPLGDLAAFENEWMEVEIRHPDLTRPVDPHDRGVPTFLRESIARPDEDDDDGQLLYKQTHLEIDVGSKSDRTEWGHARYHQRMVPGHAYEIVVQWITASGPIVYDLIYGWCRKAQPCGFQLVTFPADPLAEPFTEKSDPLRGPIFVPLDIDCLKQHRSCLFQEFPKETWPTRLLLFQEAIVRRFGFMRCTVETKTGSNQVSLDHQYVHCSGNMFLQVPNPNVGGMRSTRQRLASGGSNFKKPIAFINRYSASYESQMVAAPSGHEPSYITRHVTGAKGSAKDEGGEVMRRTGFLWSWNHMIPNKKWKSLVIAQTDDLFQLKMLRDFKEFCANADQRLVSFWESCWELKEKASLERT from the exons atgatgcaaaaactgtTCAAACTTGTGACGCACCAGAAAACTTTTAGCA CGGAAGATCTGGTGCTGAACCCGAAGGAACATCCCGATCTGAAGCTAAACGACATCGTCGAGATATACCTGCCGGAGGATGAGGGATGCCGGCTGCTCCTGCAGGTGACCTGCCTGAACAAAGACTTTAACTCGCGCGAAACGATCAGCGTGGAGGTGAATGTGGCCACCACGTTCAACCTGAAGGCGTACAACGATGTGTACATGCGCGTCGTTGATCCGGCCGACGTCGCCCTCGACTCGGTGGAGATCACGTTCAAGGACCAGTACATTGGCCGGTCGGAGATGTGGCGGCTGAAGACCCGGCTCACCAACACGTGCGTCTACCTCAACAAGAAAATCGAATCCTGCGAAGGATGCATCCGCTGCCAGGTGTACGAGATGTGGTCGCAGGGCGAACGGGTGGCCTGCGGGGTGATCAACGAGGACACCAAGGTGGTGTTCCGCAGCAACACCTCGATGGTGTATCTGTTTCTGCAGATGTCGTCCGAAATGTGGGACTTTGACATCTACGGCGATCTGTACTTCGAGAAGGCGGTCAACGGCTTCCTGGCCGATCTGTACAAGAAGTGGCAGAAGCTGGGCAGCAACCACGAGGTTACGATCGTGCTGTTCTCGCGCACCTTCTACAGCGCCAAAAGCCTGGACGAATTTCCACCGCACATGCGCGACTGTCTGCAGATCGACTATCGCGGTCGGTTCTATGAGGACTTTTATCGTGTCGCGATACAGAACGAGCGGTGCGACGATTGGAGCACCACGCTGGTGCAGTTGCGCCGGCTGTTTACCGGCTACCGGGACGTGGTGCTGAAGTACCACGAGCGGGCGGACCTCCCAGCCGGGGTGCGTATTCCACCGGCCACGAACTCGACCGCTGCGCAGGGCAACTTTCTGGAGGTGCTGAACATCTCGCTGAACGTGTTCGAGAAGCATTACCTCGACCGGAGCTTCGACCGTACCGGGCAGCTGTCGGTAGTGATCACGCCCGGCGTCGGTGTGTTCGAGGTCGACCGGGAGCTAACCAACATCACCAAGCAGCGCATCATCGACAACGGTGTCGGGAGCGATCTAGTGTGCGTCGGCGAGCAACCGCTCCATGCCGTGCCGCTGCTCAAATTCCACAACAAAGACACACTCACCTCGATCGATGACTACTCGATGCCGCACTGGATCAATCTGAGCTTCTACTCCACGAACAAGAAGCTACCGTACTCGACGTTCATACCGCGCATTAAACCACCGCCAGCGATCGGCGGCAGTACGGAACCGCAGCAGGCCCGCCCGCCCGGCACGGGCCGGTTGCGGCTGTCGAAGCAAGCGGCCGACAAGAAGAACGAGTACATACACAACTGTCTGTTCGATTACGACGCGTACGACGATCAGATATTTCAGCTGCCGGCCGTACACGGCACGAGCTCGCTGCAGCGCATCGCACGCACGAAGAAAACGTCCGTACCGAGCCTGGACGGGTTCGGGACGTATGCGCGCGCCTGCGAATGGGAGCAGGACACACTCAGCCCGTCCCGGCTGCGGCGAAAGATGTCCGATCCGGACATACACCATGCGTCGAACAGTTTGCTGAACGTGAGCGTTGCGTCGCGGAGCAGCTCACCAAACACGAGCGACATTCTGGGCATGCCGAAGCCGACCGCCATCACGTCACCCATCATGGAGGGTCGTACGggtgcgtttggttcatcgaGTGGCCCGGTAGTACGTACCGGGCGGGCGTTAATAAACCCGTTCGATCCGTCACACGTTACCATCAAGCTAACGTCGAATCGACGCCGCTGGACACACATTTTCCCAAAG GGCCCGCAAGGTGTTTTGATACAGCAGCATCACTATCAAGCCGTACCGGCAGCCAATCCAACGCCCAGCTACTTCGTGGATCTTGACTCGAGCAGCGAGTATGCGCACACGTCCACATGTACCTGGGGCCGGGCACGGCAGGGCAGTACCGCATCGTTCGACAGCCGGCTCAACGAGGACGATCTGAAGTGGATCAGTGAAAATGGAT GCAACCGGAAAAAGTCCGTCCTACACTCACCGGCCGGTCCGCACGTGCCTGTAACGCCCTCGAAAAGCCTTACCCTGCTATGGGGGGCCACCGGCGAACAGGAATGGACACCGGCCCTTACCACAG TTGGCAGAGTGATCATAG GTGTGGACTGGAAATCGCTAACCATGCCGGCCTGTTTGCCGATCACCACCGATTACTTCCCGGACAAGCGTTCGCTGCACAACGACTACGTCGTGTCGGACTACACGCTGCTGCCGGAAGATTTCAATGCGGATTACGCCCAAAACCGAGCCGTCTACAAGAAGCCACTCTCGACGGATGAGGTGTTTAAGGAGCTCGTCTCGCAACGGCTGGCACAG GGATTTCAACTGATCGTACTACCGGACAAGAGTGTCACCAATCCACCGCACGCACCGTGCTGCGGAGGGCACCTTCAGACCCCGTCCTACTTTTCAAGCGCTAGCAGCGTCCTGCGCCGTCAACCGCCGCAGGAAGCAACGAAGGAGTATCTGCTGTCGATCGGACGCATCTTCCATCGCATCACGCTTAGCGGTTCGGCCATCACGGTCACACGCTACCGGCCACG TCATCCCTATCCACCGATCAACGTTGACTATCGGTATCGCTTCCATGCACCGCAGCACGACACGTACGAGGTGAGCGGTGTGCACTTTACCACGGAGAAGCTGGAAAACTTTAACTGGAACTATATGGACCAGTACATTTGTACCCGCGGGGACACGGACTATCCGCTGCATGAG AACATGAAATACTGGCGCTACCGGATGTATCTCCTGCCGAAGGATGATCCAGCGATGAAGAAAATCCTCGACGGGACGGTGCGCCGCTGTGACATCTACCACGAGGACAGTCCCTTCCCGCCGGAGCGGCAGATCTGCAACGATTTTGTGCGCTTCGTCGAGGCGCATCTGAACAAGATTAAAAAGCTCCAGCCGGCCAAGAAAGCGCGG CATGGTGGATGGGTAAAACTGTATTATAACAGCACTAGTAATGGGCATCACCTTTCTCCACATCAttaccaccacaacaacaatcatcaccatcaacaacaacagcacactcCTGAACGCTTTATTTTCCCTAGCACTCCCGCCTCCGGTAACAG CATTCTCACGCGAACCGGCTCCAAGGTGCTGGACAAAAGTGGCAGTGCTGTGCAGGCTCCTTCGCCCGTCGGTACGGGTGCGATCGGTACCGGCACGGCCACCAGCAATGGCACAACATACGCCACGGGCAATGGTCCTGCCACGCCCAACACACCCGGCATCCCAtcgccgatgatgatgaacgtCAGCTCGGTCGGTGGACGAACGACGGTGGATGGTATTCCGCTGTCCACGCTTAATACGGCCGGCACCGAGCAGGGTCTGCTCGAGGATGGTGATGATTTTGGCGGCGAGGGAGGCAAGCTGAAGCCGACCGCCACGCTGCAAGAAATCTTTGACGCGCTGCGCCACCCGGCACACGGCGTGGGGTTCCTGGCGCCGGCCCAGAGCATGCCGTCGTGCACGTTCGTGTCGTACGATGCGATCAACTGGCTGCAGAATCGCATCGAGGGTCCGTGCAAGCCGGTGGAGATACTGGAAGAAATGAGACG CAATCGTTTGATCTGTCACGCGTCTGGCGACTTTAACAAACCGGTCCTGCCCGGCTTCTGTCTGTACTACATCGTCCGGCAGGATAGGGATTCGCCCGAGTACGTACCGCCGCTCGGCGATCTGGCCGCGTTCGAGAACGAGTGGATGGAGGTGGAGATCCGCCATCCCGATCTGACGCGCCCAGTCGATCCGCACGATCGCGGTGTGCCGACGTTTCTGCGCGAATCGATCGCCCGAccggacgaggacgacgatgacggGCAGCTGCTGTACAAGCAGACGCATCTCGAGATCGACGTCGGCTCCAAGTCGGACCGAACCGAGTGGGGCCATGCCCGCTACCATCAGCGCATGGTGCCGGGGCACGCGTACGAGATCGTCGTCCAGTGGATTACCGCCTCCGGGCCGATCGTGTACGATCTCATCTACGGCTGGTGCCGGAAGGCGCAACCGTGCGGCTTCCAGCTCGTCACCTTTCCGGCGGATCCGCTGGCGGAACCGTTCACGGAAAAGTCGGACCCACTGCGCGGCCCCATCTTTGTGCCGCTCGACATCGACTGTCTGAAGCAGCATCGGAGCTGCCTGTTCCAGGAGTTCCCGAAGGAGACGTGGCCGACACGGTTGCTACTCTTCCAGGAAGCGATCGTACGGCGGTTCGGGTTTATGCGCTGCACGGTGGAAACGAAGACGGGCTCGAATCAGGTATCGCTCGACCATCAGTACGTGCACTGTAGTGGGAACATGTTCCTGCAGGTGCCGAACCCGAACGTGGGTGGGATGCGGTCCACCCGCCAGCGGCTCGCGTCCGGTGGGAGCAACTTTAAGAAACCGATCGCCTTCATCAACCGCTACTCGGCGTCGTACGAATCGCAGATGGTGGCGGCACCGTCCGGGCACGAACCGTCCTACATTACGCGGCACGTGACGGGCGCGAAGGGCAGTGCGAAGGACGAGGGCGGTGAGGTGATGCGGCGGACCGGGTTCCTGTGGTCCTGGAACCACATGATACCGAACAAGAAGTGGAAATCGCTCGTCATCGCCCAGACGGACGATCTGTTTCAGCTGAAGATGTTGCGCGACTTTAAGGAGTTTTGTGCGAACGCGGACCAGCGGCTGGTCAGCTTCTGGGAGTCGTGCTGGGAGCTGAAGGAGAAAGCGTCACTCGAACGTACCTGA
- the LOC120952122 gene encoding GATOR complex protein Iml1 isoform X2 → MMQKLFKLVTHQKTFSTEDLVLNPKEHPDLKLNDIVEIYLPEDEGCRLLLQVTCLNKDFNSRETISVEVNVATTFNLKAYNDVYMRVVDPADVALDSVEITFKDQYIGRSEMWRLKTRLTNTCVYLNKKIESCEGCIRCQVYEMWSQGERVACGVINEDTKVVFRSNTSMVYLFLQMSSEMWDFDIYGDLYFEKAVNGFLADLYKKWQKLGSNHEVTIVLFSRTFYSAKSLDEFPPHMRDCLQIDYRGRFYEDFYRVAIQNERCDDWSTTLVQLRRLFTGYRDVVLKYHERADLPAGVRIPPATNSTAAQGNFLEVLNISLNVFEKHYLDRSFDRTGQLSVVITPGVGVFEVDRELTNITKQRIIDNGVGSDLVCVGEQPLHAVPLLKFHNKDTLTSIDDYSMPHWINLSFYSTNKKLPYSTFIPRIKPPPAIGGSTEPQQARPPGTGRLRLSKQAADKKNEYIHNCLFDYDAYDDQIFQLPAVHGTSSLQRIARTKKTSVPSLDGFGTYARACEWEQDTLSPSRLRRKMSDPDIHHASNSLLNVSVASRSSSPNTSDILGMPKPTAITSPIMEGRTGAFGSSSGPVVRTGRALINPFDPSHVTIKLTSNRRRWTHIFPKGPQGVLIQQHHYQAVPAANPTPSYFVDLDSSSEYAHTSTCTWGRARQGSTASFDSRLNEDDLKWISENGCNRKKSVLHSPAGPHVPVTPSKSLTLLWGATGEQEWTPALTTVGRVIIGVDWKSLTMPACLPITTDYFPDKRSLHNDYVVSDYTLLPEDFNADYAQNRAVYKKPLSTDEVFKELVSQRLAQGFQLIVLPDKSVTNPPHAPCCGGHLQTPSYFSSASSVLRRQPPQEATKEYLLSIGRIFHRITLSGSAITVTRYRPRHPYPPINVDYRYRFHAPQHDTYEVSGVHFTTEKLENFNWNYMDQYICTRGDTDYPLHENMKYWRYRMYLLPKDDPAMKKILDGTVRRCDIYHEDSPFPPERQICNDFVRFVEAHLNKIKKLQPAKKARGCPHQTHLTRRRHSTSILSRPPPNQHGGWVKLYYNSTSNGHHLSPHHYHHNNNHHHQQQQHTPERFIFPSTPASGNSILTRTGSKVLDKSGSAVQAPSPVGTGAIGTGTATSNGTTYATGNGPATPNTPGIPSPMMMNVSSVGGRTTVDGIPLSTLNTAGTEQGLLEDGDDFGGEGGKLKPTATLQEIFDALRHPAHGVGFLAPAQSMPSCTFVSYDAINWLQNRIEGPCKPVEILEEMRRNRLICHASGDFNKPVLPGFCLYYIVRQDRDSPEYVPPLGDLAAFENEWMEVEIRHPDLTRPVDPHDRGVPTFLRESIARPDEDDDDGQLLYKQTHLEIDVGSKSDRTEWGHARYHQRMVPGHAYEIVVQWITASGPIVYDLIYGWCRKAQPCGFQLVTFPADPLAEPFTEKSDPLRGPIFVPLDIDCLKQHRSCLFQEFPKETWPTRLLLFQEAIVRRFGFMRCTVETKTGSNQVSLDHQYVHCSGNMFLQVPNPNVGGMRSTRQRLASGGSNFKKPIAFINRYSASYESQMVAAPSGHEPSYITRHVTGAKGSAKDEGGEVMRRTGFLWSWNHMIPNKKWKSLVIAQTDDLFQLKMLRDFKEFCANADQRLVSFWESCWELKEKASLERT, encoded by the exons atgatgcaaaaactgtTCAAACTTGTGACGCACCAGAAAACTTTTAGCA CGGAAGATCTGGTGCTGAACCCGAAGGAACATCCCGATCTGAAGCTAAACGACATCGTCGAGATATACCTGCCGGAGGATGAGGGATGCCGGCTGCTCCTGCAGGTGACCTGCCTGAACAAAGACTTTAACTCGCGCGAAACGATCAGCGTGGAGGTGAATGTGGCCACCACGTTCAACCTGAAGGCGTACAACGATGTGTACATGCGCGTCGTTGATCCGGCCGACGTCGCCCTCGACTCGGTGGAGATCACGTTCAAGGACCAGTACATTGGCCGGTCGGAGATGTGGCGGCTGAAGACCCGGCTCACCAACACGTGCGTCTACCTCAACAAGAAAATCGAATCCTGCGAAGGATGCATCCGCTGCCAGGTGTACGAGATGTGGTCGCAGGGCGAACGGGTGGCCTGCGGGGTGATCAACGAGGACACCAAGGTGGTGTTCCGCAGCAACACCTCGATGGTGTATCTGTTTCTGCAGATGTCGTCCGAAATGTGGGACTTTGACATCTACGGCGATCTGTACTTCGAGAAGGCGGTCAACGGCTTCCTGGCCGATCTGTACAAGAAGTGGCAGAAGCTGGGCAGCAACCACGAGGTTACGATCGTGCTGTTCTCGCGCACCTTCTACAGCGCCAAAAGCCTGGACGAATTTCCACCGCACATGCGCGACTGTCTGCAGATCGACTATCGCGGTCGGTTCTATGAGGACTTTTATCGTGTCGCGATACAGAACGAGCGGTGCGACGATTGGAGCACCACGCTGGTGCAGTTGCGCCGGCTGTTTACCGGCTACCGGGACGTGGTGCTGAAGTACCACGAGCGGGCGGACCTCCCAGCCGGGGTGCGTATTCCACCGGCCACGAACTCGACCGCTGCGCAGGGCAACTTTCTGGAGGTGCTGAACATCTCGCTGAACGTGTTCGAGAAGCATTACCTCGACCGGAGCTTCGACCGTACCGGGCAGCTGTCGGTAGTGATCACGCCCGGCGTCGGTGTGTTCGAGGTCGACCGGGAGCTAACCAACATCACCAAGCAGCGCATCATCGACAACGGTGTCGGGAGCGATCTAGTGTGCGTCGGCGAGCAACCGCTCCATGCCGTGCCGCTGCTCAAATTCCACAACAAAGACACACTCACCTCGATCGATGACTACTCGATGCCGCACTGGATCAATCTGAGCTTCTACTCCACGAACAAGAAGCTACCGTACTCGACGTTCATACCGCGCATTAAACCACCGCCAGCGATCGGCGGCAGTACGGAACCGCAGCAGGCCCGCCCGCCCGGCACGGGCCGGTTGCGGCTGTCGAAGCAAGCGGCCGACAAGAAGAACGAGTACATACACAACTGTCTGTTCGATTACGACGCGTACGACGATCAGATATTTCAGCTGCCGGCCGTACACGGCACGAGCTCGCTGCAGCGCATCGCACGCACGAAGAAAACGTCCGTACCGAGCCTGGACGGGTTCGGGACGTATGCGCGCGCCTGCGAATGGGAGCAGGACACACTCAGCCCGTCCCGGCTGCGGCGAAAGATGTCCGATCCGGACATACACCATGCGTCGAACAGTTTGCTGAACGTGAGCGTTGCGTCGCGGAGCAGCTCACCAAACACGAGCGACATTCTGGGCATGCCGAAGCCGACCGCCATCACGTCACCCATCATGGAGGGTCGTACGggtgcgtttggttcatcgaGTGGCCCGGTAGTACGTACCGGGCGGGCGTTAATAAACCCGTTCGATCCGTCACACGTTACCATCAAGCTAACGTCGAATCGACGCCGCTGGACACACATTTTCCCAAAG GGCCCGCAAGGTGTTTTGATACAGCAGCATCACTATCAAGCCGTACCGGCAGCCAATCCAACGCCCAGCTACTTCGTGGATCTTGACTCGAGCAGCGAGTATGCGCACACGTCCACATGTACCTGGGGCCGGGCACGGCAGGGCAGTACCGCATCGTTCGACAGCCGGCTCAACGAGGACGATCTGAAGTGGATCAGTGAAAATGGAT GCAACCGGAAAAAGTCCGTCCTACACTCACCGGCCGGTCCGCACGTGCCTGTAACGCCCTCGAAAAGCCTTACCCTGCTATGGGGGGCCACCGGCGAACAGGAATGGACACCGGCCCTTACCACAG TTGGCAGAGTGATCATAG GTGTGGACTGGAAATCGCTAACCATGCCGGCCTGTTTGCCGATCACCACCGATTACTTCCCGGACAAGCGTTCGCTGCACAACGACTACGTCGTGTCGGACTACACGCTGCTGCCGGAAGATTTCAATGCGGATTACGCCCAAAACCGAGCCGTCTACAAGAAGCCACTCTCGACGGATGAGGTGTTTAAGGAGCTCGTCTCGCAACGGCTGGCACAG GGATTTCAACTGATCGTACTACCGGACAAGAGTGTCACCAATCCACCGCACGCACCGTGCTGCGGAGGGCACCTTCAGACCCCGTCCTACTTTTCAAGCGCTAGCAGCGTCCTGCGCCGTCAACCGCCGCAGGAAGCAACGAAGGAGTATCTGCTGTCGATCGGACGCATCTTCCATCGCATCACGCTTAGCGGTTCGGCCATCACGGTCACACGCTACCGGCCACG TCATCCCTATCCACCGATCAACGTTGACTATCGGTATCGCTTCCATGCACCGCAGCACGACACGTACGAGGTGAGCGGTGTGCACTTTACCACGGAGAAGCTGGAAAACTTTAACTGGAACTATATGGACCAGTACATTTGTACCCGCGGGGACACGGACTATCCGCTGCATGAG AACATGAAATACTGGCGCTACCGGATGTATCTCCTGCCGAAGGATGATCCAGCGATGAAGAAAATCCTCGACGGGACGGTGCGCCGCTGTGACATCTACCACGAGGACAGTCCCTTCCCGCCGGAGCGGCAGATCTGCAACGATTTTGTGCGCTTCGTCGAGGCGCATCTGAACAAGATTAAAAAGCTCCAGCCGGCCAAGAAAGCGCGG GGTTGTCCGCATCAAACGCACCTTACCAGACGACGCCACAGTACCAGCATCCTGTCGAGGCCACCACCAAATCAG CATGGTGGATGGGTAAAACTGTATTATAACAGCACTAGTAATGGGCATCACCTTTCTCCACATCAttaccaccacaacaacaatcatcaccatcaacaacaacagcacactcCTGAACGCTTTATTTTCCCTAGCACTCCCGCCTCCGGTAACAG CATTCTCACGCGAACCGGCTCCAAGGTGCTGGACAAAAGTGGCAGTGCTGTGCAGGCTCCTTCGCCCGTCGGTACGGGTGCGATCGGTACCGGCACGGCCACCAGCAATGGCACAACATACGCCACGGGCAATGGTCCTGCCACGCCCAACACACCCGGCATCCCAtcgccgatgatgatgaacgtCAGCTCGGTCGGTGGACGAACGACGGTGGATGGTATTCCGCTGTCCACGCTTAATACGGCCGGCACCGAGCAGGGTCTGCTCGAGGATGGTGATGATTTTGGCGGCGAGGGAGGCAAGCTGAAGCCGACCGCCACGCTGCAAGAAATCTTTGACGCGCTGCGCCACCCGGCACACGGCGTGGGGTTCCTGGCGCCGGCCCAGAGCATGCCGTCGTGCACGTTCGTGTCGTACGATGCGATCAACTGGCTGCAGAATCGCATCGAGGGTCCGTGCAAGCCGGTGGAGATACTGGAAGAAATGAGACG CAATCGTTTGATCTGTCACGCGTCTGGCGACTTTAACAAACCGGTCCTGCCCGGCTTCTGTCTGTACTACATCGTCCGGCAGGATAGGGATTCGCCCGAGTACGTACCGCCGCTCGGCGATCTGGCCGCGTTCGAGAACGAGTGGATGGAGGTGGAGATCCGCCATCCCGATCTGACGCGCCCAGTCGATCCGCACGATCGCGGTGTGCCGACGTTTCTGCGCGAATCGATCGCCCGAccggacgaggacgacgatgacggGCAGCTGCTGTACAAGCAGACGCATCTCGAGATCGACGTCGGCTCCAAGTCGGACCGAACCGAGTGGGGCCATGCCCGCTACCATCAGCGCATGGTGCCGGGGCACGCGTACGAGATCGTCGTCCAGTGGATTACCGCCTCCGGGCCGATCGTGTACGATCTCATCTACGGCTGGTGCCGGAAGGCGCAACCGTGCGGCTTCCAGCTCGTCACCTTTCCGGCGGATCCGCTGGCGGAACCGTTCACGGAAAAGTCGGACCCACTGCGCGGCCCCATCTTTGTGCCGCTCGACATCGACTGTCTGAAGCAGCATCGGAGCTGCCTGTTCCAGGAGTTCCCGAAGGAGACGTGGCCGACACGGTTGCTACTCTTCCAGGAAGCGATCGTACGGCGGTTCGGGTTTATGCGCTGCACGGTGGAAACGAAGACGGGCTCGAATCAGGTATCGCTCGACCATCAGTACGTGCACTGTAGTGGGAACATGTTCCTGCAGGTGCCGAACCCGAACGTGGGTGGGATGCGGTCCACCCGCCAGCGGCTCGCGTCCGGTGGGAGCAACTTTAAGAAACCGATCGCCTTCATCAACCGCTACTCGGCGTCGTACGAATCGCAGATGGTGGCGGCACCGTCCGGGCACGAACCGTCCTACATTACGCGGCACGTGACGGGCGCGAAGGGCAGTGCGAAGGACGAGGGCGGTGAGGTGATGCGGCGGACCGGGTTCCTGTGGTCCTGGAACCACATGATACCGAACAAGAAGTGGAAATCGCTCGTCATCGCCCAGACGGACGATCTGTTTCAGCTGAAGATGTTGCGCGACTTTAAGGAGTTTTGTGCGAACGCGGACCAGCGGCTGGTCAGCTTCTGGGAGTCGTGCTGGGAGCTGAAGGAGAAAGCGTCACTCGAACGTACCTGA